In one window of Maribacter sp. BPC-D8 DNA:
- a CDS encoding energy transducer TonB, whose amino-acid sequence MRPKKNPQKDLNKKSGMFFVIGLLLVLGMVYTALEWKSFDPIYDIDVAMNDIDPSIEEEPTVFQLEVTPPPKPPALPIEIEIVEDDDPIEETEVIAIEVTPDTEVIDMSDLDVEEVPEEVKVNWITIEEVPVFPGCENEKDKRACFNDMMQKHIRKNFRYPEMAQEMNIEGRVNTTFMINNDGTIGTIRKRGPHDVLEKEAVRILSKLPKMTPGKQRGSAVKVSFAIPITFKLQ is encoded by the coding sequence ATGAGACCAAAAAAGAATCCACAGAAAGACCTGAACAAAAAGAGCGGAATGTTCTTTGTAATCGGACTACTATTAGTATTAGGTATGGTGTACACCGCCTTAGAATGGAAATCATTTGACCCCATCTATGACATTGATGTAGCCATGAACGATATTGACCCCTCTATTGAAGAAGAGCCTACTGTTTTTCAATTAGAAGTAACTCCACCACCAAAACCACCAGCTTTACCAATTGAAATAGAAATCGTCGAGGATGATGACCCTATTGAAGAAACTGAAGTTATCGCCATCGAAGTAACACCAGATACCGAAGTTATTGACATGTCTGACCTTGATGTTGAAGAAGTGCCCGAGGAAGTAAAAGTAAACTGGATTACCATTGAAGAAGTTCCGGTATTCCCAGGTTGTGAGAATGAAAAAGACAAAAGGGCTTGTTTTAATGACATGATGCAAAAGCATATTCGTAAAAACTTTCGTTACCCAGAAATGGCTCAAGAAATGAACATTGAAGGTAGAGTGAATACAACATTCATGATTAATAACGATGGTACCATCGGTACTATTCGAAAAAGAGGTCCGCATGATGTATTAGAAAAAGAAGCCGTAAGAATTTTATCTAAACTACCAAAAATGACTCCCGGTAAACAACGAGGTTCTGCTGTTAAAGTTTCTTTTGCTATTCCAATCACATTCAAACTACAATAG